Proteins encoded by one window of Verrucomicrobiota bacterium:
- a CDS encoding sigma-70 family RNA polymerase sigma factor, whose protein sequence is MTDDATLLRDYTKHGSESAFGELVARYVDLVYSTALRQVNGDQHLAQDVTQTVFIDLARRAGVLPNGTALGGWLYRHTSFTAAKAIRTERRRQAREKQAVEMNALNDQSNTDAAWQQVAPVLDEAMQRLGTRDRDAIVLRYFERRDLRAVGAALGTNEDAAQKRVSRALEKLRAFLTRRGITFSAAVLATTIASQAVTAAPVGLAISVTGTALAGAAAGGGITLTLLKLMSMTKFRVGVLGALVVVGLATPLVVQHRTVSGLREENGALRKRSGEFDQLLEENAQLAKLKVDADELERLRRERSELIRLRGEVGRLRREIESLNTRAPISGAIETPPAATNRNPVRQITIETKFVVGPADLLTKLGMPYSGGTSVLDDPQLRVLLRTLEQSEGVEVLSGTKCTTLSGRQTEVSVTDNPTTGEEPRERKHSVVGAIATVSADDRTINLVAYTRLDTAHIPSREGGLDLPTLLAEAGISANVSLQDGQTLVASKMINSTATPKAPYNQLLVVLITPTIVDPAGNRLNSVEK, encoded by the coding sequence ATGACCGATGACGCGACATTACTCCGGGACTACACCAAGCACGGCTCGGAGTCGGCCTTTGGCGAACTCGTCGCGCGTTATGTCGATCTCGTCTATTCGACGGCGTTGCGCCAGGTCAACGGCGACCAACATCTCGCCCAAGATGTCACGCAAACCGTCTTTATCGATCTGGCCCGCCGGGCTGGCGTGCTGCCGAACGGCACTGCGTTGGGCGGGTGGCTTTACCGGCACACCAGTTTCACTGCGGCCAAGGCGATCCGCACCGAGCGACGCCGTCAAGCCCGCGAGAAACAAGCTGTGGAAATGAATGCCCTCAACGATCAATCCAACACTGATGCTGCCTGGCAACAAGTCGCGCCGGTCCTCGACGAGGCGATGCAACGGCTCGGCACGCGTGACCGCGATGCCATCGTGCTCCGCTACTTTGAACGCCGCGACCTCCGCGCTGTCGGCGCCGCGCTTGGCACAAACGAGGACGCGGCGCAGAAGCGCGTAAGCCGCGCGTTGGAAAAGCTGCGAGCATTTCTTACGCGTCGGGGAATTACTTTTTCCGCGGCGGTGTTGGCGACAACAATCGCCTCCCAAGCCGTAACTGCGGCACCGGTGGGATTGGCAATCAGCGTGACTGGCACAGCGTTGGCAGGCGCGGCAGCGGGCGGCGGCATCACCTTAACGCTTCTCAAACTTATGAGCATGACCAAATTTAGAGTCGGCGTTCTTGGCGCGCTGGTTGTCGTAGGGCTTGCGACCCCGCTCGTTGTTCAACATCGAACCGTCTCTGGACTGCGAGAAGAAAATGGAGCACTGCGCAAACGCAGTGGTGAATTCGACCAACTTCTTGAGGAAAATGCTCAGTTGGCAAAGTTGAAGGTGGATGCTGACGAACTTGAGCGCTTGAGGCGGGAACGCTCGGAACTGATCAGGCTGCGAGGTGAAGTGGGACGCTTGAGGCGCGAAATAGAGTCGTTGAACACCAGAGCTCCGATCTCAGGTGCAATTGAAACTCCTCCGGCTGCAACCAACAGAAATCCAGTTAGGCAGATAACCATCGAAACAAAGTTCGTTGTCGGTCCTGCAGACTTGCTCACCAAATTGGGAATGCCTTACAGCGGCGGTACAAGCGTGCTGGACGACCCTCAGCTTAGAGTGCTTCTGAGAACGTTGGAACAATCGGAAGGCGTTGAAGTCTTGAGTGGAACGAAGTGCACGACTCTCAGCGGACGCCAAACTGAAGTGTCAGTGACGGATAACCCAACAACAGGAGAAGAACCACGGGAACGTAAACACTCCGTCGTGGGCGCTATCGCAACCGTCAGTGCGGACGACCGAACTATCAATCTCGTCGCATACACCCGTTTAGACACCGCGCACATCCCGTCCAGAGAGGGCGGTTTGGATTTGCCCACGTTGCTGGCAGAAGCGGGGATATCGGCGAACGTTTCCCTCCAAGACGGTCAAACTTTGGTGGCTTCCAAGATGATAAACTCAACCGCGACGCCGAAAGCGCCATACAATCAACTCCTTGTCGTGCTCATCACACCCACTATTGTGGATCCCGCAGGAAACCGACTTAACTCTGTGGAAAAATGA
- a CDS encoding efflux RND transporter permease subunit, protein MQKLAEICIRRPVFATMIVMTLVVVGAASYLKLGVDRFPSVDLPTVRVFTRLPGASPAEMESQIAQPIEEALNTIEGIKELRSVNGSGVTFIIVTFELNRDIDTATQDVRDRIATVLRDLPRDADPPTISKSDIDQSPIFSLAISGSRSQRELTEIADKIVKKQVERSAGVGEVQITGGLDRAINVWVDADRLAAYQIPITAVRDAVERQNANIPGGNVTTDLREQTLRTMGRLTDPKAFNDLVLATRKGSPVRVRDIGWAEDGTKEQRSYSRLNGAPTVTLEILRQSGANTVAVIEGVKEKLRALEAQLPADVKLEIIRDQSRYIYEALHEIKRHLILGSILACLVVLLFMRNWRAMVIAAVAIPTSVIAAFGMMKALNFTLNSVTMLALVLMVGIVIDDAIVVLENIFRFVEEKKMRPFEAARAATAEIGLAVMATTFSLVVIFVPVAFMSSISGRFLYQFGITAAASVLVSLLVSFTLTQMMSARLLRVNRKDKRPTPDPSQEGKNLSCPAPLQGGAGGGFLSDDEPRSRSGFYGKLDRAYSRVLSWSVHHRWLVAGLALLVIASSAPLYKMVRQEYLPSNVDEGEFEVSVTAPEGTGLGAMNEVGLRVESELRSIPGVRLVLAAIGGSGGFLGSVNNGRFYVRLAPHEERHFQWGRLLQLRPWRAFQGNYSQRDIQQEIRRRLRALPEVRVQIRNPQSFVGGGPNFDIDFSLLGADLDTLFSYAEHLRTNATELGLQDADITLKLDKPELRVEIDRERAANLGVDTEDIANALRIMVGGDLRVTRYHDDDMNEDYDVQVRLKESDRNHPANITRLFVPRRNGSLARLDNVVKIVPTKAASRIDRLDRQRQVSLRAAVAPGYAQADRIAALRAEVAKMGLPTGYSTRISGRARELETTFVEFLWAFSMSVILMYIILASQFESLVHPFTILLSLPLSVPFAFISLLVAGQTINLYSALGLLVLFGVVKKNAILQIDHMNKLRAQGLERFAAIMQGNRERLRPILMTTMTLIAGMLPLALGTGPGAEERRAVAVVVIGGQALCLLLTLIVTPVAYSLLDDLGTKLQWRHWRIEPEDAESPLAQPPPMTQSQGK, encoded by the coding sequence ATGCAAAAGCTCGCTGAAATCTGCATCCGCCGTCCGGTCTTCGCCACCATGATCGTGATGACGCTCGTCGTGGTGGGTGCCGCGAGTTATCTCAAATTGGGCGTTGATCGTTTCCCGTCGGTGGATCTGCCGACGGTGCGCGTGTTCACCCGCCTGCCCGGGGCGTCGCCGGCGGAGATGGAATCACAAATTGCCCAGCCCATCGAAGAGGCGCTCAACACCATCGAAGGCATCAAGGAATTGCGCTCGGTCAACGGCTCGGGGGTCACGTTCATCATCGTCACCTTTGAGTTGAATCGCGACATCGATACCGCCACCCAGGACGTGCGCGACCGCATCGCCACCGTGCTCCGCGATTTGCCGCGCGACGCCGACCCGCCCACGATTTCCAAGTCCGACATTGACCAGTCGCCCATCTTTTCCCTCGCGATTTCCGGCAGCCGCTCGCAACGGGAACTCACTGAGATCGCGGACAAAATCGTCAAGAAACAGGTCGAGCGCTCGGCGGGTGTCGGCGAAGTCCAGATCACGGGCGGTCTCGATCGCGCCATCAATGTCTGGGTGGACGCCGACCGGCTCGCGGCTTATCAGATTCCCATCACTGCGGTGCGCGACGCCGTCGAACGTCAGAACGCGAACATTCCCGGCGGCAACGTCACAACCGATCTGCGCGAGCAAACGTTGCGCACGATGGGCCGCCTTACCGACCCGAAGGCATTCAACGACCTGGTGCTGGCCACGCGCAAAGGCTCACCCGTTCGAGTGCGCGACATCGGTTGGGCCGAGGACGGCACGAAGGAGCAGCGTTCCTATTCACGCCTCAACGGCGCGCCCACAGTGACACTCGAAATCCTGCGCCAATCCGGCGCCAACACCGTCGCCGTCATCGAGGGCGTGAAGGAAAAATTACGCGCGCTGGAAGCCCAGCTTCCGGCCGATGTGAAATTGGAAATTATCCGCGACCAGTCGCGTTACATTTACGAGGCGCTGCACGAGATCAAGCGCCATCTCATTCTGGGCAGCATACTGGCGTGTCTCGTGGTGCTGCTCTTCATGCGCAACTGGCGCGCGATGGTCATCGCCGCCGTCGCCATCCCCACTTCGGTCATCGCTGCCTTCGGCATGATGAAGGCGCTCAATTTCACGCTCAACAGTGTGACCATGCTCGCCCTCGTGCTCATGGTCGGCATCGTGATCGACGACGCCATCGTTGTGCTCGAAAACATTTTCCGCTTTGTTGAGGAAAAGAAAATGCGGCCCTTTGAAGCCGCGCGGGCCGCGACGGCCGAAATCGGGCTGGCGGTGATGGCTACCACATTCAGCCTCGTTGTCATCTTCGTGCCCGTGGCGTTCATGTCGAGCATCTCAGGAAGATTTCTCTACCAGTTCGGCATCACTGCCGCGGCGTCCGTGCTCGTCAGCTTGCTCGTCTCGTTCACGCTCACGCAAATGATGAGCGCGCGGTTGCTCAGGGTGAATCGGAAAGATAAGCGACCCACCCCTGACCCCTCCCAGGAGGGGAAAAATCTTTCGTGTCCTGCTCCCCTCCAGGGAGGGGCTGGGGGTGGGTTTCTGAGCGACGACGAACCTCGTTCCCGTTCCGGCTTCTACGGGAAACTTGATCGCGCTTACAGTCGAGTCTTGAGCTGGTCCGTTCATCATCGCTGGCTCGTCGCCGGGTTGGCGTTACTGGTTATCGCTTCATCCGCGCCGCTCTACAAAATGGTGCGCCAGGAATATTTGCCCAGCAACGTGGACGAAGGCGAATTCGAAGTTAGCGTCACCGCGCCGGAAGGCACCGGTCTGGGCGCGATGAACGAGGTCGGGTTGCGCGTGGAAAGCGAACTTCGCTCCATCCCAGGTGTGCGCCTCGTGTTGGCGGCGATCGGCGGCAGCGGCGGATTTCTTGGCAGCGTCAACAATGGCCGCTTTTACGTCCGCCTTGCCCCGCACGAGGAGCGGCACTTCCAATGGGGACGCCTGCTCCAGTTGCGACCGTGGCGCGCTTTCCAGGGCAATTACTCCCAGCGCGACATCCAGCAGGAAATCCGGCGTCGCCTGCGCGCGCTGCCGGAAGTCCGCGTGCAAATTCGCAACCCGCAGTCATTCGTCGGCGGCGGCCCGAACTTCGACATCGATTTTTCCCTGCTCGGCGCCGACCTCGACACGTTGTTCAGCTACGCCGAACACCTGCGCACCAACGCGACGGAGCTTGGCCTGCAGGACGCCGACATCACCCTCAAGCTCGACAAACCCGAACTGCGCGTCGAGATCGACCGCGAACGCGCGGCCAATCTGGGTGTGGACACCGAGGACATCGCCAACGCGTTGCGCATCATGGTCGGCGGCGATCTGCGCGTGACCCGTTATCACGACGACGACATGAACGAAGATTACGACGTGCAGGTGCGCCTCAAAGAGAGCGACCGCAATCATCCGGCGAACATCACGCGCCTGTTCGTCCCGCGCCGCAACGGCAGCCTGGCCCGGCTCGACAACGTGGTGAAAATTGTGCCGACCAAAGCCGCCTCGCGCATCGACCGTCTCGACCGGCAACGGCAAGTGAGTTTGCGCGCGGCCGTCGCGCCGGGCTATGCGCAAGCCGACCGTATTGCCGCATTGCGCGCCGAAGTCGCGAAGATGGGGTTGCCGACCGGCTACTCCACGCGCATTTCGGGAAGGGCGCGCGAACTGGAAACTACCTTTGTGGAATTTCTCTGGGCTTTTTCGATGTCGGTGATTCTGATGTACATCATCCTCGCGTCGCAATTTGAAAGCCTTGTTCATCCGTTCACGATTTTGTTGTCGTTGCCCCTCTCGGTGCCGTTTGCGTTCATCTCGTTGCTCGTGGCAGGCCAGACGATCAACCTCTACTCCGCCCTCGGCCTGCTCGTGTTGTTCGGGGTCGTGAAGAAGAACGCCATTCTACAAATCGACCACATGAACAAATTGCGCGCCCAAGGGTTGGAACGATTCGCCGCCATCATGCAGGGGAATCGGGAACGCTTGCGCCCGATCCTGATGACGACGATGACGCTCATTGCCGGCATGTTGCCGTTGGCGTTGGGCACCGGTCCAGGCGCCGAGGAACGCCGTGCCGTGGCGGTTGTGGTCATTGGCGGGCAGGCGCTGTGTCTGTTGCTCACGCTGATCGTGACGCCCGTCGCCTATTCGCTGCTGGACGATCTTGGGACAAAGTTGCAATGGCGACATTGGCGCATTGAGCCAGAGGACGCCGAATCGCCACTGGCTCAGCCGCCGCCGATGACTCAGTCGCAGGGGAAATAA